In the Clavelina lepadiformis chromosome 8, kaClaLepa1.1, whole genome shotgun sequence genome, one interval contains:
- the LOC143468437 gene encoding uncharacterized protein LOC143468437 isoform X4: MILAGRFVRCLGVIVLLMSMARSDAADVSTCYQILQVSNHGGILIGDDISEAICFVQANCVLITSITVIRSPGLSDATWEITYGGCMPAAQCGELDCKALLSKSLQYTPFEVEIKNCTSSCCQEDLCNENNLDNEEEEITDWEDGNVNENQTMVPENIEEMTKAGQNVTEAHTIAPITAAEEIIPPDSSAPFCYQRTRIVDSNGIALIKEKERPCFPGWSCYMGIADLESVSGVNVGQLLYDGCISPLACQSNDCDVILGGRGLGFNNGMRAVNCSITCCQGDLCNIDDDDEEDEDEEITGTEVEDETENDAAVRHYMLDDATMTYDTARQHCIDRGRDLCSKSDICVNDEPILIGIQNGDQWTPVRDGYNDWVEVGKDNHRNGRGRVCYRHNEHYSSPPWGTTSGTCPPWNTQKTCDLKGHVFCCRTTAHSTHKIEKQNNDNGKDNAIIQHYTLEDATMTYDTARQYCINNGRDLCLKSDICVNNEPIIIGIQNGDQWTPVRDGYNDWVEVGNDNFPNKKGRVCYRHNEHYSAPPWGITAGVCPPWNTQKTCDLKGHVFCCRGGSVHHYFLDDATMTYDTARQHCIDNQADLCLKSDICINNEPILIGIQDGDQWTPVRDGYNDWVEIGNDNFPNQKGRVCYRHNEHYSAPSWGITAGSCPPWNTQKTCDLKSHVFCCRVPVIQHYTLDDATMTYDTARQHCIDNEADLCLKSDICVNNEPILIGIQNGDRWTPVRDGYNDWVEVGNDNNPNGRGRVCYRHNEHYSAPPWGITAGSCPPWNTQKTCDLKGHVFCCRSISSGKK; this comes from the exons ATGATACTTGCGGGACGATTCGTAAGATGTCTCGGGGTAATCGTTCTACTTATGTCGATGGCGAGGAGTGATGCTGCCG atgTTTCTACTTGTTATCAAATACTTCAAGTTAGCAACCATGGCGGAATTCTTATTGGCGATGATATAAGCGAAGCTATCTGCTTTGTCCAAGCTAATTGTGTTTTAATAACAAGCATTACCGTTATTCGTAGTCCAG GGTTGTCAGATGCTACTTGGGAAATAACTTACGGAGGCTGCATGCCGGCCGCACAATGTGGCGAGCTTGACTGTAAAGCATTGTTGTCGAAATCTTTACAGTACACCCCCTTTGAAGTAGAAATCAAGAACTGTACATCTTCCTGTTGTCAAGAAGACCTGTGCAACGAAAACAACTTAGATAACGAAGAGGAAGAGATCACGGATTGGGAGGATGGAAATGTAAACGAAAACCAAACAATGGTTCCTGAAAATATAGAAGAGATGACTAAGGCAGGTCAAAATGTAACAGAAGCCCATACGATCGCGCCCATAACTGCAGCGGAAGAGATTATCCCTCCAG ACAGTTCAGCCCCTTTCTGTTACCAACGAACCCGAATCGTCGACAGCAATGGCATAGctttaataaaagaaaaggAACGTCCATGTTTTCCCGGCTGGAGCTGCTACATGGGTATAGCTGACTTGGAATCAG TATCCGGTGTGAACGTTGGTCAGTTGTTGTACGATGGTTGCATATCTCCACTTGCTTGCCAGTCCAACGACTGCGACGTGATCTTGGGAGGAAGAGGACTAGGATTCAATAATGGCATGAGAGCCGTTAACTGCTCGATAACCTGCTGCCAGGGAGATCTTTGCAATATTGATGACGATGACGAAGAAGATGAAGATGAAGAAATTACAGGTACGGAGGTTGAGGATGAAACAGAAA ATGATGCAGCAGTTCGGCATTATATGCTTGATGATGCAACAATGACATATGATACGGCCAGGCAACATTGCATCGATCGTGGGCGTGATTTATGCTCAAAAAGCGACATCTGTGTCAATGATGAACCAATCCTTATAGGAATACAAAATGGTGACCAATGGACACCTGTAAG AGATGGTTACAATGACTGGGTAGAAGTTGGCAAAGACAACCACCGTAATGGTAGAGGCCGTGTTTGTTATCGTCATAATGAACATTATTCTTCTCCTCCATGGGGCACCACCTCCGGTACCTGCCCTCCCTGGAACACTCAGAAAACCTGTGATCTCAAGGGTCATGTATTTTGTTGTC GTACTACTGCACATTCAACACACAAAatagaaaagcaaaataacgACAATG GAAAAGATAACGCCATCATCCAACATTATACACTGGAAGATGCAACAATGACGTACGACACGGCGAGACAATATTGCATCAACAATGGACGTGATTTGTGCTTAAAAAGCGACATCTGTGTCAATAACGAACCAATCATTATAGGAATTCAAAATGGTGACCAGTGGACACCTGTAAG AGATGGTTACAATGATTGGGTAGAAGTTGGTAATGACAATTTCCCTAATAAAAAGGGTCGCGTTTGTTATCGTCATAATGAACATTATTCTGCTCCCCCCTGGGGTATCACCGCTGGTGTTTGCCCTCCCTGGAATACGCAGAAAACCTGCGATTTAAAGGGTCATGTATTTTGCTGTC GCGGTGGATCAGTCCATCATTATTTCCTCGATGATGCAACGATGACGTATGACACGGCCAGACAACATTGCATCGACAATCAAGCTGATCTGTGCTTGAAAAGCGACATTTGTATCAACAATGAACCAATTCTTATAGGTATTCAAGATGGTGACCAGTGGACACCCGTAAG AGATGGTTACAATGATTGGGTAGAAATTGGCAATGACAATTTCCCTAACCAAAAGGGTCGTGTTTGTTATCGTCATAATGAACATTATTCTGCTCCTTCCTGGGGTATCACCGCTGGTTCCTGTCCTCCCTGGAACACTCAGAAAACCTGTGATTTAAAGAGTCATGTCTTTTGCTGTC GTGTACCAGTCATCCAACATTATACACTCGATGATGCAACAATGACATATGACACGGCCAGACAACATTGCATCGACAACGAAGCTGATCTGTGCTTGAAAAGCGACATTTGTGTCAATAACGAACCAATCCTTATAGGGATCCAAAATGGTGACCGATGGACACCCGTAAG AGATGGTTACAATGATTGGGTAGAAGTTGGCAATGACAATAATCCTAATGGGAGGGGACGTGTATGTTATCGTCATAATGAACATTATTCTGCTCCTCCCTGGGGTATCACCGCTGGTTCCTGTCCTCCCTGGAACACGCAGAAAACCTGCGATCTGAAGGGTCATGTATTTTGCTGTCGTAGTATTTCTAGTGGTAAAAAATGA
- the LOC143468437 gene encoding uncharacterized protein LOC143468437 isoform X3, with protein sequence MILAGRFVRCLGVIVLLMSMARSDAADVSTCYQILQVSNHGGILIGDDISEAICFVQANCVLITSITVIRSPGLSDATWEITYGGCMPAAQCGELDCKALLSKSLQYTPFEVEIKNCTSSCCQEDLCNENNLDNEEEEITDWEDGNVNENQTMVPENIEEMTKAGQNVTEAHTIAPITAAEEIIPPDSSAPFCYQRTRIVDSNGIALIKEKERPCFPGWSCYMGIADLESVSGVNVGQLLYDGCISPLACQSNDCDVILGGRGLGFNNGMRAVNCSITCCQGDLCNIDDDDEEDEDEEITGTEVEDETENDAAVRHYMLDDATMTYDTARQHCIDRGRDLCSKSDICVNDEPILIGIQNGDQWTPVRYGYNDWVEVGNDNFPNRRGRVCYRHNEHYSAPPWGITAGICPPWNTQKTCDLKGHVFCCRSASLSTINTEITTTVIPTTITSNGAVQHFILDDATMTYDTARQYCINNGADLCLKSDICVNDEPVIIGIQDGDQWTPVRDGYNDWVEVGKDNHRNGRGRVCYRHNEHYSSPPWGTTSGTCPPWNTQKTCDLKGHVFCCRTTAHSTHKIEKQNNDNGKDNAIIQHYTLEDATMTYDTARQYCINNGRDLCLKSDICVNNEPIIIGIQNGDQWTPVRDGYNDWVEVGNDNFPNKKGRVCYRHNEHYSAPPWGITAGVCPPWNTQKTCDLKGHVFCCRVPVIQHYTLDDATMTYDTARQHCIDNEADLCLKSDICVNNEPILIGIQNGDRWTPVRDGYNDWVEVGNDNNPNGRGRVCYRHNEHYSAPPWGITAGSCPPWNTQKTCDLKGHVFCCRSISSGKK encoded by the exons ATGATACTTGCGGGACGATTCGTAAGATGTCTCGGGGTAATCGTTCTACTTATGTCGATGGCGAGGAGTGATGCTGCCG atgTTTCTACTTGTTATCAAATACTTCAAGTTAGCAACCATGGCGGAATTCTTATTGGCGATGATATAAGCGAAGCTATCTGCTTTGTCCAAGCTAATTGTGTTTTAATAACAAGCATTACCGTTATTCGTAGTCCAG GGTTGTCAGATGCTACTTGGGAAATAACTTACGGAGGCTGCATGCCGGCCGCACAATGTGGCGAGCTTGACTGTAAAGCATTGTTGTCGAAATCTTTACAGTACACCCCCTTTGAAGTAGAAATCAAGAACTGTACATCTTCCTGTTGTCAAGAAGACCTGTGCAACGAAAACAACTTAGATAACGAAGAGGAAGAGATCACGGATTGGGAGGATGGAAATGTAAACGAAAACCAAACAATGGTTCCTGAAAATATAGAAGAGATGACTAAGGCAGGTCAAAATGTAACAGAAGCCCATACGATCGCGCCCATAACTGCAGCGGAAGAGATTATCCCTCCAG ACAGTTCAGCCCCTTTCTGTTACCAACGAACCCGAATCGTCGACAGCAATGGCATAGctttaataaaagaaaaggAACGTCCATGTTTTCCCGGCTGGAGCTGCTACATGGGTATAGCTGACTTGGAATCAG TATCCGGTGTGAACGTTGGTCAGTTGTTGTACGATGGTTGCATATCTCCACTTGCTTGCCAGTCCAACGACTGCGACGTGATCTTGGGAGGAAGAGGACTAGGATTCAATAATGGCATGAGAGCCGTTAACTGCTCGATAACCTGCTGCCAGGGAGATCTTTGCAATATTGATGACGATGACGAAGAAGATGAAGATGAAGAAATTACAGGTACGGAGGTTGAGGATGAAACAGAAA ATGATGCAGCAGTTCGGCATTATATGCTTGATGATGCAACAATGACATATGATACGGCCAGGCAACATTGCATCGATCGTGGGCGTGATTTATGCTCAAAAAGCGACATCTGTGTCAATGATGAACCAATCCTTATAGGAATACAAAATGGTGACCAATGGACACCTGTAAG ATATGGTTACAATGATTGGGTAGAAGTTGGTAATGACAACTTTCCTAATAGAAGGGGTCGTGTTTGTTATCGTCATAATGAACATTATTCTGCTCCTCCCTGGGGTATCACCGCTGGTATTTGCCCTCCCTGGAACACGCAAAAAACCTGTGATCTTAAAGGACATGTATTCTGCTGTC GTAGTGCTTCGCTTTCAACGATCAATACAGAAATCACGACCACAGTCATACCAACAACCATTACTA GTAATGGAGCGGTCCAGCATTTTATACTCGATGATGCAACAATGACATATGACACAGCCAGACAATATTGCATCAACAACGGAGCTGATTTGTGCTTGAAAAGCGACATCTGTGTCAATGATGAACCAGTCATTATAGGGATTCAAGATGGTGACCAGTGGACACCTGTAAG AGATGGTTACAATGACTGGGTAGAAGTTGGCAAAGACAACCACCGTAATGGTAGAGGCCGTGTTTGTTATCGTCATAATGAACATTATTCTTCTCCTCCATGGGGCACCACCTCCGGTACCTGCCCTCCCTGGAACACTCAGAAAACCTGTGATCTCAAGGGTCATGTATTTTGTTGTC GTACTACTGCACATTCAACACACAAAatagaaaagcaaaataacgACAATG GAAAAGATAACGCCATCATCCAACATTATACACTGGAAGATGCAACAATGACGTACGACACGGCGAGACAATATTGCATCAACAATGGACGTGATTTGTGCTTAAAAAGCGACATCTGTGTCAATAACGAACCAATCATTATAGGAATTCAAAATGGTGACCAGTGGACACCTGTAAG AGATGGTTACAATGATTGGGTAGAAGTTGGTAATGACAATTTCCCTAATAAAAAGGGTCGCGTTTGTTATCGTCATAATGAACATTATTCTGCTCCCCCCTGGGGTATCACCGCTGGTGTTTGCCCTCCCTGGAATACGCAGAAAACCTGCGATTTAAAGGGTCATGTATTTTGCTGTC GTGTACCAGTCATCCAACATTATACACTCGATGATGCAACAATGACATATGACACGGCCAGACAACATTGCATCGACAACGAAGCTGATCTGTGCTTGAAAAGCGACATTTGTGTCAATAACGAACCAATCCTTATAGGGATCCAAAATGGTGACCGATGGACACCCGTAAG AGATGGTTACAATGATTGGGTAGAAGTTGGCAATGACAATAATCCTAATGGGAGGGGACGTGTATGTTATCGTCATAATGAACATTATTCTGCTCCTCCCTGGGGTATCACCGCTGGTTCCTGTCCTCCCTGGAACACGCAGAAAACCTGCGATCTGAAGGGTCATGTATTTTGCTGTCGTAGTATTTCTAGTGGTAAAAAATGA
- the LOC143468437 gene encoding uncharacterized protein LOC143468437 isoform X1: protein MILAGRFVRCLGVIVLLMSMARSDAADVSTCYQILQVSNHGGILIGDDISEAICFVQANCVLITSITVIRSPGLSDATWEITYGGCMPAAQCGELDCKALLSKSLQYTPFEVEIKNCTSSCCQEDLCNENNLDNEEEEITDWEDGNVNENQTMVPENIEEMTKAGQNVTEAHTIAPITAAEEIIPPDSSAPFCYQRTRIVDSNGIALIKEKERPCFPGWSCYMGIADLESVSGVNVGQLLYDGCISPLACQSNDCDVILGGRGLGFNNGMRAVNCSITCCQGDLCNIDDDDEEDEDEEITGTEVEDETENDAAVRHYMLDDATMTYDTARQHCIDRGRDLCSKSDICVNDEPILIGIQNGDQWTPVRYGYNDWVEVGNDNFPNRRGRVCYRHNEHYSAPPWGITAGICPPWNTQKTCDLKGHVFCCRSASLSTINTEITTTVIPTTITSNGAVQHFILDDATMTYDTARQYCINNGADLCLKSDICVNDEPVIIGIQDGDQWTPVRDGYNDWVEVGKDNHRNGRGRVCYRHNEHYSSPPWGTTSGTCPPWNTQKTCDLKGHVFCCRTTAHSTHKIEKQNNDNGKDNAIIQHYTLEDATMTYDTARQYCINNGRDLCLKSDICVNNEPIIIGIQNGDQWTPVRDGYNDWVEVGNDNFPNKKGRVCYRHNEHYSAPPWGITAGVCPPWNTQKTCDLKGHVFCCRGGSVHHYFLDDATMTYDTARQHCIDNQADLCLKSDICINNEPILIGIQDGDQWTPVRDGYNDWVEIGNDNFPNQKGRVCYRHNEHYSAPSWGITAGSCPPWNTQKTCDLKSHVFCCRVPVIQHYTLDDATMTYDTARQHCIDNEADLCLKSDICVNNEPILIGIQNGDRWTPVRDGYNDWVEVGNDNNPNGRGRVCYRHNEHYSAPPWGITAGSCPPWNTQKTCDLKGHVFCCRSISSGKK from the exons ATGATACTTGCGGGACGATTCGTAAGATGTCTCGGGGTAATCGTTCTACTTATGTCGATGGCGAGGAGTGATGCTGCCG atgTTTCTACTTGTTATCAAATACTTCAAGTTAGCAACCATGGCGGAATTCTTATTGGCGATGATATAAGCGAAGCTATCTGCTTTGTCCAAGCTAATTGTGTTTTAATAACAAGCATTACCGTTATTCGTAGTCCAG GGTTGTCAGATGCTACTTGGGAAATAACTTACGGAGGCTGCATGCCGGCCGCACAATGTGGCGAGCTTGACTGTAAAGCATTGTTGTCGAAATCTTTACAGTACACCCCCTTTGAAGTAGAAATCAAGAACTGTACATCTTCCTGTTGTCAAGAAGACCTGTGCAACGAAAACAACTTAGATAACGAAGAGGAAGAGATCACGGATTGGGAGGATGGAAATGTAAACGAAAACCAAACAATGGTTCCTGAAAATATAGAAGAGATGACTAAGGCAGGTCAAAATGTAACAGAAGCCCATACGATCGCGCCCATAACTGCAGCGGAAGAGATTATCCCTCCAG ACAGTTCAGCCCCTTTCTGTTACCAACGAACCCGAATCGTCGACAGCAATGGCATAGctttaataaaagaaaaggAACGTCCATGTTTTCCCGGCTGGAGCTGCTACATGGGTATAGCTGACTTGGAATCAG TATCCGGTGTGAACGTTGGTCAGTTGTTGTACGATGGTTGCATATCTCCACTTGCTTGCCAGTCCAACGACTGCGACGTGATCTTGGGAGGAAGAGGACTAGGATTCAATAATGGCATGAGAGCCGTTAACTGCTCGATAACCTGCTGCCAGGGAGATCTTTGCAATATTGATGACGATGACGAAGAAGATGAAGATGAAGAAATTACAGGTACGGAGGTTGAGGATGAAACAGAAA ATGATGCAGCAGTTCGGCATTATATGCTTGATGATGCAACAATGACATATGATACGGCCAGGCAACATTGCATCGATCGTGGGCGTGATTTATGCTCAAAAAGCGACATCTGTGTCAATGATGAACCAATCCTTATAGGAATACAAAATGGTGACCAATGGACACCTGTAAG ATATGGTTACAATGATTGGGTAGAAGTTGGTAATGACAACTTTCCTAATAGAAGGGGTCGTGTTTGTTATCGTCATAATGAACATTATTCTGCTCCTCCCTGGGGTATCACCGCTGGTATTTGCCCTCCCTGGAACACGCAAAAAACCTGTGATCTTAAAGGACATGTATTCTGCTGTC GTAGTGCTTCGCTTTCAACGATCAATACAGAAATCACGACCACAGTCATACCAACAACCATTACTA GTAATGGAGCGGTCCAGCATTTTATACTCGATGATGCAACAATGACATATGACACAGCCAGACAATATTGCATCAACAACGGAGCTGATTTGTGCTTGAAAAGCGACATCTGTGTCAATGATGAACCAGTCATTATAGGGATTCAAGATGGTGACCAGTGGACACCTGTAAG AGATGGTTACAATGACTGGGTAGAAGTTGGCAAAGACAACCACCGTAATGGTAGAGGCCGTGTTTGTTATCGTCATAATGAACATTATTCTTCTCCTCCATGGGGCACCACCTCCGGTACCTGCCCTCCCTGGAACACTCAGAAAACCTGTGATCTCAAGGGTCATGTATTTTGTTGTC GTACTACTGCACATTCAACACACAAAatagaaaagcaaaataacgACAATG GAAAAGATAACGCCATCATCCAACATTATACACTGGAAGATGCAACAATGACGTACGACACGGCGAGACAATATTGCATCAACAATGGACGTGATTTGTGCTTAAAAAGCGACATCTGTGTCAATAACGAACCAATCATTATAGGAATTCAAAATGGTGACCAGTGGACACCTGTAAG AGATGGTTACAATGATTGGGTAGAAGTTGGTAATGACAATTTCCCTAATAAAAAGGGTCGCGTTTGTTATCGTCATAATGAACATTATTCTGCTCCCCCCTGGGGTATCACCGCTGGTGTTTGCCCTCCCTGGAATACGCAGAAAACCTGCGATTTAAAGGGTCATGTATTTTGCTGTC GCGGTGGATCAGTCCATCATTATTTCCTCGATGATGCAACGATGACGTATGACACGGCCAGACAACATTGCATCGACAATCAAGCTGATCTGTGCTTGAAAAGCGACATTTGTATCAACAATGAACCAATTCTTATAGGTATTCAAGATGGTGACCAGTGGACACCCGTAAG AGATGGTTACAATGATTGGGTAGAAATTGGCAATGACAATTTCCCTAACCAAAAGGGTCGTGTTTGTTATCGTCATAATGAACATTATTCTGCTCCTTCCTGGGGTATCACCGCTGGTTCCTGTCCTCCCTGGAACACTCAGAAAACCTGTGATTTAAAGAGTCATGTCTTTTGCTGTC GTGTACCAGTCATCCAACATTATACACTCGATGATGCAACAATGACATATGACACGGCCAGACAACATTGCATCGACAACGAAGCTGATCTGTGCTTGAAAAGCGACATTTGTGTCAATAACGAACCAATCCTTATAGGGATCCAAAATGGTGACCGATGGACACCCGTAAG AGATGGTTACAATGATTGGGTAGAAGTTGGCAATGACAATAATCCTAATGGGAGGGGACGTGTATGTTATCGTCATAATGAACATTATTCTGCTCCTCCCTGGGGTATCACCGCTGGTTCCTGTCCTCCCTGGAACACGCAGAAAACCTGCGATCTGAAGGGTCATGTATTTTGCTGTCGTAGTATTTCTAGTGGTAAAAAATGA
- the LOC143468437 gene encoding uncharacterized protein LOC143468437 isoform X2, whose amino-acid sequence MILAGRFVRCLGVIVLLMSMARSDAADVSTCYQILQVSNHGGILIGDDISEAICFVQANCVLITSITVIRSPGLSDATWEITYGGCMPAAQCGELDCKALLSKSLQYTPFEVEIKNCTSSCCQEDLCNENNLDNEEEEITDWEDGNVNENQTMVPENIEEMTKAGQNVTEAHTIAPITAAEEIIPPDSSAPFCYQRTRIVDSNGIALIKEKERPCFPGWSCYMGIADLESVSGVNVGQLLYDGCISPLACQSNDCDVILGGRGLGFNNGMRAVNCSITCCQGDLCNIDDDDEEDEDEEITDDAAVRHYMLDDATMTYDTARQHCIDRGRDLCSKSDICVNDEPILIGIQNGDQWTPVRYGYNDWVEVGNDNFPNRRGRVCYRHNEHYSAPPWGITAGICPPWNTQKTCDLKGHVFCCRSASLSTINTEITTTVIPTTITSNGAVQHFILDDATMTYDTARQYCINNGADLCLKSDICVNDEPVIIGIQDGDQWTPVRDGYNDWVEVGKDNHRNGRGRVCYRHNEHYSSPPWGTTSGTCPPWNTQKTCDLKGHVFCCRTTAHSTHKIEKQNNDNGKDNAIIQHYTLEDATMTYDTARQYCINNGRDLCLKSDICVNNEPIIIGIQNGDQWTPVRDGYNDWVEVGNDNFPNKKGRVCYRHNEHYSAPPWGITAGVCPPWNTQKTCDLKGHVFCCRGGSVHHYFLDDATMTYDTARQHCIDNQADLCLKSDICINNEPILIGIQDGDQWTPVRDGYNDWVEIGNDNFPNQKGRVCYRHNEHYSAPSWGITAGSCPPWNTQKTCDLKSHVFCCRVPVIQHYTLDDATMTYDTARQHCIDNEADLCLKSDICVNNEPILIGIQNGDRWTPVRDGYNDWVEVGNDNNPNGRGRVCYRHNEHYSAPPWGITAGSCPPWNTQKTCDLKGHVFCCRSISSGKK is encoded by the exons ATGATACTTGCGGGACGATTCGTAAGATGTCTCGGGGTAATCGTTCTACTTATGTCGATGGCGAGGAGTGATGCTGCCG atgTTTCTACTTGTTATCAAATACTTCAAGTTAGCAACCATGGCGGAATTCTTATTGGCGATGATATAAGCGAAGCTATCTGCTTTGTCCAAGCTAATTGTGTTTTAATAACAAGCATTACCGTTATTCGTAGTCCAG GGTTGTCAGATGCTACTTGGGAAATAACTTACGGAGGCTGCATGCCGGCCGCACAATGTGGCGAGCTTGACTGTAAAGCATTGTTGTCGAAATCTTTACAGTACACCCCCTTTGAAGTAGAAATCAAGAACTGTACATCTTCCTGTTGTCAAGAAGACCTGTGCAACGAAAACAACTTAGATAACGAAGAGGAAGAGATCACGGATTGGGAGGATGGAAATGTAAACGAAAACCAAACAATGGTTCCTGAAAATATAGAAGAGATGACTAAGGCAGGTCAAAATGTAACAGAAGCCCATACGATCGCGCCCATAACTGCAGCGGAAGAGATTATCCCTCCAG ACAGTTCAGCCCCTTTCTGTTACCAACGAACCCGAATCGTCGACAGCAATGGCATAGctttaataaaagaaaaggAACGTCCATGTTTTCCCGGCTGGAGCTGCTACATGGGTATAGCTGACTTGGAATCAG TATCCGGTGTGAACGTTGGTCAGTTGTTGTACGATGGTTGCATATCTCCACTTGCTTGCCAGTCCAACGACTGCGACGTGATCTTGGGAGGAAGAGGACTAGGATTCAATAATGGCATGAGAGCCGTTAACTGCTCGATAACCTGCTGCCAGGGAGATCTTTGCAATATTGATGACGATGACGAAGAAGATGAAGATGAAGAAATTACAG ATGATGCAGCAGTTCGGCATTATATGCTTGATGATGCAACAATGACATATGATACGGCCAGGCAACATTGCATCGATCGTGGGCGTGATTTATGCTCAAAAAGCGACATCTGTGTCAATGATGAACCAATCCTTATAGGAATACAAAATGGTGACCAATGGACACCTGTAAG ATATGGTTACAATGATTGGGTAGAAGTTGGTAATGACAACTTTCCTAATAGAAGGGGTCGTGTTTGTTATCGTCATAATGAACATTATTCTGCTCCTCCCTGGGGTATCACCGCTGGTATTTGCCCTCCCTGGAACACGCAAAAAACCTGTGATCTTAAAGGACATGTATTCTGCTGTC GTAGTGCTTCGCTTTCAACGATCAATACAGAAATCACGACCACAGTCATACCAACAACCATTACTA GTAATGGAGCGGTCCAGCATTTTATACTCGATGATGCAACAATGACATATGACACAGCCAGACAATATTGCATCAACAACGGAGCTGATTTGTGCTTGAAAAGCGACATCTGTGTCAATGATGAACCAGTCATTATAGGGATTCAAGATGGTGACCAGTGGACACCTGTAAG AGATGGTTACAATGACTGGGTAGAAGTTGGCAAAGACAACCACCGTAATGGTAGAGGCCGTGTTTGTTATCGTCATAATGAACATTATTCTTCTCCTCCATGGGGCACCACCTCCGGTACCTGCCCTCCCTGGAACACTCAGAAAACCTGTGATCTCAAGGGTCATGTATTTTGTTGTC GTACTACTGCACATTCAACACACAAAatagaaaagcaaaataacgACAATG GAAAAGATAACGCCATCATCCAACATTATACACTGGAAGATGCAACAATGACGTACGACACGGCGAGACAATATTGCATCAACAATGGACGTGATTTGTGCTTAAAAAGCGACATCTGTGTCAATAACGAACCAATCATTATAGGAATTCAAAATGGTGACCAGTGGACACCTGTAAG AGATGGTTACAATGATTGGGTAGAAGTTGGTAATGACAATTTCCCTAATAAAAAGGGTCGCGTTTGTTATCGTCATAATGAACATTATTCTGCTCCCCCCTGGGGTATCACCGCTGGTGTTTGCCCTCCCTGGAATACGCAGAAAACCTGCGATTTAAAGGGTCATGTATTTTGCTGTC GCGGTGGATCAGTCCATCATTATTTCCTCGATGATGCAACGATGACGTATGACACGGCCAGACAACATTGCATCGACAATCAAGCTGATCTGTGCTTGAAAAGCGACATTTGTATCAACAATGAACCAATTCTTATAGGTATTCAAGATGGTGACCAGTGGACACCCGTAAG AGATGGTTACAATGATTGGGTAGAAATTGGCAATGACAATTTCCCTAACCAAAAGGGTCGTGTTTGTTATCGTCATAATGAACATTATTCTGCTCCTTCCTGGGGTATCACCGCTGGTTCCTGTCCTCCCTGGAACACTCAGAAAACCTGTGATTTAAAGAGTCATGTCTTTTGCTGTC GTGTACCAGTCATCCAACATTATACACTCGATGATGCAACAATGACATATGACACGGCCAGACAACATTGCATCGACAACGAAGCTGATCTGTGCTTGAAAAGCGACATTTGTGTCAATAACGAACCAATCCTTATAGGGATCCAAAATGGTGACCGATGGACACCCGTAAG AGATGGTTACAATGATTGGGTAGAAGTTGGCAATGACAATAATCCTAATGGGAGGGGACGTGTATGTTATCGTCATAATGAACATTATTCTGCTCCTCCCTGGGGTATCACCGCTGGTTCCTGTCCTCCCTGGAACACGCAGAAAACCTGCGATCTGAAGGGTCATGTATTTTGCTGTCGTAGTATTTCTAGTGGTAAAAAATGA